The DNA segment GCGCTCCCATCGATCCGGAGACATCCGGGAAGACGTAGACCTTTCCGTCGACGCGCGGCACGTTCTGGATGGCCGCTTCCATCGCCGACTCGAGAGCATCCTTCAGCTTCTTTGGTACCTCCGTGCCGGTGGCTCGCCATGCGGCCAGCAACTGGTAGGGAAACGCGCGGGCGCTCTTGATCCTCCTCGGATCTGCGAGTCGACCGGCCAACTTCTTCACAACTTGCGGATCTTCCAGCACGCCGTGCCGCGCGAAGGTGTTCAGGTTCATTCGCAGCATGTGCCAGCGCGCGTTCACCGCGATTTCCGCCCACTGCTCTCGCCCCAGGTTCAGGGCCGTCAGCATCTGGAACGGCACCGCCGGCACCTTCGCCGACTCGCCGGACTTGAACGCTTCGAAGTTCTTCACGATCTGCGGCAGCGAGGCCGCATCGTAATCGCGTCCGATCATCCATCCGTACAGCGCTTCGCGCGAACGAGTCGCCGGACGCGGGTGGACCATCTTCACAATATCCGCCAGCGACGGGCTGTTTCCGACGGAGGCTTCGAAGATCTCTTCGTCCTTTCGCGAAGCGAGCCATTCGCGCACCAGGCGCTTCGGCCGCGTGCCAAGCGACATCCGGCCCGTTTCGCCGGAGCGCAGAATCTGCACGAAATTGCGCAGCATCTTGCCGTTGTCGATCACGCGAGCGAAGATGCTTTCCAGCAACTCGCCGTCCTCTGTGGCGAGAATCGCACAGAGCAACGCCGGCATATCCTTCATGTAGCCCCGCTCGCGTGCGTAGATCGCCGTCTTCGCGATGAACTCCGGCTCGACTTCTCGGCACAGAGCCTTCACACGATCCAACTGATCCGCGCCGTACGCGTAGTACGTTTGGTTGAAGCAACCCGTCGCCGCGAACTGCGCGAGTTGGTGCTTCGGAGGCAGTGCGTAGGCGCGGCCGCCCGCTTCGTTGCGGGAGCGAGCCGGCAGAACCTTCCGCAGTGCATTCGAGAAGAGAGTCGTGCTTGCCATGATCATCATCCGCCTTTCGCGGCAATCTCGTTTCTTACGCCGCTCCCTAGTGCGCGAAGGGTGCCAATGATCTGGGGTCATGAGTGGTGGCTTGAATAGTGCTGAAATTATTCGGGTTGAAGCGCTATGGGTTCTTGGCCTTGACCTTTGGCTCTCGACAAGATTTATAGAAATAAATAAGACTTTAGAAAATTGACGCGCGCATGGACGAAGGGGCAAAACCGATGGAACAGGCACCAAACACTCGGATGTATTCGGATCTGGCGAAGTACTGGCCGCTGATCAGCGCGCCGGAAGACTACGCGCCGGAGGCAGCCTTCTGGCTCGCGGCGTTGCGCGATCACCTTGGGCCGGGAAAGCACGCGTTGTTGGAACTCGGCGTTGGGGGAGGCAACAATCTCTCGCATTTCGCTGCGGAGTTCGATGTTGTTGCGGTCGATTTGTCGGCGGAGATGCTCGTGCACTCGCGGCGCATCAATCCCTCCGTCGAGCACCATGTTGGCGACATGCGGACGGTGCGCGTCGACCGGACCTTCGACGCCGTAATCATCCACGATGCGATCAATTACATCACGACCGAGGATGACTTGCTGACAACGTTTCGGAACGCGTTCGACCATCTTCGGAGTGGCGGCATCTTTATCACGTCGCCGGACTTCACCTGCGAAACGTTCCATCCTCCCTTCGTGGAACACACAACGCGGCGCAATGCCGAGACCGAGCTGACTTACCTCGAGTACACCCACGACCCGGATCCGGCTGACACAGCCATCGAGACGATCTTCTTCTTCATCATCAGGGAGCAGGGACAGGTCCACACCGTTGAAGATCGTCACACGACGGGCCTGTTTCCGCACGCGATGTGGTTGTCGCTGCTCGAGCGCGCAGGCTTCGAGGCCTCCACCCGCGAGTATCCCGTCCATGACGATGAGCGGCAGGCGTGGCTCTTTGTCGGGAGGAAGCCATGACGGCGAAACGCAATGTCGTGATCGGTTTGCTGGGCGTGACGCTGGATCAGGGCAAGAACCGCAAGCGCTGGTCGCACTGGCGCCCGACGGTTTCGATCTGCCAGCACGAGGATTTTCTCGTCGATCGGTTCGAGCTCCTTTTCCAGGAGGAATTCCGCGATCTTGCAAACGTCGTCGTGCGCGACATCGAATCCGTCTCGCCGGAAACGGAGGTACGGCTGACTGAGGTTCCATTGCCGAATCCTTGGGACTTCGAAGGCGTGTACGGGGCACTGCTCGACTTCGCGATGCAATACAAGTTCAACTCCGAGAAGGAGCGGTACTTCGTCCACATCACAACGGGTAGTCACGTCGCGCAGATCTGCCTCTTCCTGCTGACCGAGGCGCGCTACATGCCCGGCGTTCTCTTGCAGAGCAGCCCGAAGAGCGAGCCGCGCAACATTGCCGGGACGCTTTCGACGGTGGATCTCGACTTGTCGAAGTACGACGCGATTGCGTCGCGCTTCGCAACGGTACGGCGCGAGGGATTGAGTTTCCTGAAGGATGGGATTGAGACCCGCAGCAAAACCTTCAACGAAACGATCGAGCGCATCGAACGCGTTGCGATCGCATCGCGCGCACCGATTCTGATGATGGGGCCGACGGGTGCGGGCAAATCGCGCCTCGCGCGGCGCATCTACGAGTTGAAGAAGCAACGCCGACGCTTGGACGGTCCGCTGATTGAAGTCAACTGCGCGACCATCCGCGGCGAAGGCGCGATGTCGGCGCTATTCGGCCACACCAAAGGCGCGTTCACCGGCGCCGCCGGTTCGCGCGACGGCATGTTGCTCGCCGCCAACAAAGGTATTCTGTTTCTTGACGAAATCGGTGAACTCGGGTCTGACGAGCAGGCGATGTTGCTGGGTGCCATCGAGGAGAAGCGTTTCTATCCGCTCGGGTCCGACCGCGCGGTCACCAGCGACTTCCAACTGATTGCCGGCACGAATCGCGATCTTGCCGCGGCGTGTCGCAAGGGCCAGTTCCGCGAGGATCTCTTCGCGCGCATTAACTTGTGGACGTTTCGTCTGCCGGGCCTCGCGGAACGCCGCGAGGACATCGCGCCGAACCTCGACTATGAGCTCGAACGATTCGCCCGCGAACAAGGCAGTCGTGTGACGATCAACAAGGAAGCGCGTACGCGGTTCTTGCGCTTTGCTGAATCGCCGGATGCGCTCTGGCCGGCCAGCTTTCGAGATCTTGGCGCGGCCGTGATGCGCATGGCGACGTTGTGCGACGGCGGCCGCATCAACGTGCGGATTGTCGAGGAGGAAATCGGACGAATGCGCGATCAGTGGCGCGATGCCGCCACTCCAACCAGTCCGGGTGACCCACTCTTGCCGCGCTTCCTGAGTGGCGACGAAATCGACGCGCTCGACCTGTTCGACCGCGTGCAACTGGAGCATGTGCTCCTCGTTTGTCGCCAGTCACGCAGCCTGTCCGACGCCGGTCGCACCTTGTTCCAGGCTTCGCTGTCTCGCCGGAAGTCCTCCAACGATGCGGATCGGCTGCGGAAGTACCTGGCCAAGTTCGGCCTGGAGTGGAAGCAGATCGCTCGATGAGCTTCCGCTAATCCTCATCCACCCAGGCGTCCGCTTGTTGATCTGCGGGCAGGGGCAGCATGGCGTGGACTCCGTACTCGTGAACCAGCATTCCGCCCTGATGGGCCGTGTTGACCAGCAGCAACAGGGAGCCGGCGTAGAGCAGGACGAACACGCCGTGAGACGGGATGGCGAACTTCCACTTCAACGGGTGCTTGATGGCGAGCGGAATAATCACCAACAGCGCGTAGATCGATGTCAGGATTGCGAAGACGATTTCGGTCTTCTCGGCCAGTTCTTCGTGGTGTTCCAGTGTGGCCGAGATGGCCGGTGTGCGCATGGCAAGTTCGCCGGCGGCTTCGCCGGTCGAGGCGGCGACGAAGGTGCTGATGCTTCCGAGCACCATCAGGCTGAGTGCGGCGATGTGAAACCACTTCCCGTTCTTGGGGAAAAACAATCCGGCTATAACGAACAGCGGGGCAACCATCAGCAGTGCAATGGGGAAGTGGATAATCAACGGATGCATTGCATCCCATGTTGGAATCTGTGGCATGATATTCCTCCCTGATCCTTTGTTTGCGAGTGTGGATGTGAAGCGCCCGTGCCCGGAATGTGTTGGGCACGGGCGCGTGGGGGTAATGCGTTCCGCGATTGGAACGCGTGCACAGGTGGAGGCTTACTTGACGGCGATGAAGGTGCTCGTGCGCGTGAAGCACACCGGGCACTTGCTCAAGCCGTTCATCTCATCTTCGCGCATGGTCTCGCCACAGGTCGGGCAGACGTACCATGTCACGCCGGTAGAGTCCTTGTAGCTCATCAGCTTCTCGCCGGCTTCGGTGTAGTACTGCGCGTGCTGCGCCTCGGCGCTCTGCGCGTAGTTGAACGTGCGCAGCGCTTCGCGGTTCCGGTCGCGGCGAGCGATATTCAGATAGGCAGGATACATCACGTCGCGCTCAAAGGACTCGCCGGCCACGGCGTCCTTCAGGTTGTCGGCGGTCGTCTTGATTTCCGGCAGCTTGACATCGGCGGTCGGTTCGGCGCCGAGGGAACGGATCACGTCGGCGTGGTTTTCAGCGTGAATCTGCTCGGCGCGAGCAGCCGCACGGAACAGGCTGGCGACAGCCCCAAAGCCTTCCTCATCGGCCTTCTTGGAGTAGGCCAGGTACTTCGCGTGGGCGTTCATCTCGCCATTGAAAGCGGCCTGCAAATTGTCGAGCGTTGTGCCCGGTTTGAAATCGGACTCGGCGGTCTTGGCGGGGGCTTCGATCAGAACATCGTCGCCGGCCATCGGGGAGTTTTCGCCTTCGGCGCGGGAGACTGCAGTGGTTCCGAAAATGGCGGCTGCGATCAGGAGCATCGTTGCGAACTTCTTCATGTTTCATTCCTCCAGTTGGTCATTCTGAAATTGGTTTCTTCAGTCGGGCCACTGAGGGAGCAGTCCATGTGCCACGGGCTGATTTGGGCCTAAGTGTATTGGAATGAGCAGTATGCAGAAAGAGCGTTGAAGGAAATGCTGGAGCCGACCGGCGGGAAATTACATTGCCGTTTCGGAATGGTTTATCCAAATTACACACTTTTGAGGGCAAATGAGTTAATTGAGGAGTCAATACGCTCTTCTTGAAATCTCGATTACGATGTCGAGCACCGCTTCGCTGAGCACGAATGGATCGTGCGATCAGAATTCAGAACATTGGGCGCTGCGTGGCACTCTCCCTTCCCTGGCATTGACACCCCAGCCGTCCCTCACTTTCCTCGGTGGAGTCTAATTCGACCCAGGGCGTTTTTGTGAGCGACTCGACTGCCAGCCCCTTTCTGTCCGTTATCATCCCCGCCTACAACGAGGAGAAGCGTCTTCCTGCGACCCTCGAGCAGGTGCAGGATTATCTGGCAGGACAGGATTATGAGTGGGAAGTCCTTGTGGTGGATGATGGCTCTAAGGATCGGACGATTGAGGTGGCCGAGGAAGTCTTCCGCGATCCGCGATGCCGCGTCGTGCGCAATCCGCGCAACATGGGAAAGGGTGCCACGATTCGCAACGGTATGATGCAAGCCCGCGGCGAGTTGCGTTTGTTCACCGATGCGGATAACTCGACGCCGATCGAGGAGACGGGGAAACTCGTTGAACGCATGATGGCCGAAAGCGCGGATGTCGCGGTCGGTTCGCGCGCCATCGAAGGTGCGAACGTCGAGGTCCACCAACCGTTCTATCGCGAATGGATGGGGCGCACATTCAACTTGATCGTGCAGCTCTTTGCGCTTCGAGGAATCAAAGATACTCAGTGCGGCTTCAAGATCTTCACAAAGGACGCTGCCGAGTACGTTTTCCCGCGCCAGCAGATGGACGGGTTCTCCTTCGACGTCGAAGTGCTCTTCCTGGCTCAACGCAAGGGCTTCAAGATCGTCGAGGTGCCGGTGCGTTGGATCAACAGCCCGGCGTCGCGCGTCTCGCCGCTATCCGACTCGGCAAAGATGTTCGTCGACGTGATGAAGCTGCGCTTCCGCAAAGTGGAAGACTAAAGGTCGAGCTTCAAGTCGTCTGTTTCTCACGTATCGAAATCCAGATCCAGATCCAGCGCAGGGATACTCAGCGTATCGTCGCCGTCCTTTTCCGGATCGGCAGACTTCTTCTTCTTTGAAGTCTGGCGAGGAATCCGGTCTCCGGATGGGATCGGTGGGGGAGTAGAGCGCGGCATGGGCGGCTCCAACTCCGGCGGGGTCTTCTTGGGGGGAGGAGGAGCTTCGTCTTCCTCTTCCATTTTCTCCATGGCCTCGAGAGCGCCGCCGACGATATCGCCGTCCGAATCGAAAGCGTCCATCGCATCGAGTGCACCGCCGGTCGGCAGCGGCGTCTCTTCCATGACCGGATGCGCCTTTGCTTTGCCCGGAGGGGGGCTGCCCTTTGGCGGCATCTGTGATTCCGGAACCTCTGCCACTTGTTCTTGAGCCTGGTTTGCGGGACCTTCATCCATGACACGAGCGGCTTCGAGCAGCAACGATTCCGTCGGCGAGTCGTTCGTCTTCTCGGAGGAAAGCAGGGCGTCGTAAACGACGATGCGGCCCTCGCTCCATTGCATCAAATCGAGGATCGCCGAGAAGCCATGCATGGCGCCGGCTTCGATGTGGCTGATCTGGCCTTTGCGCATATAGATCGATCCGACCCGTCCGTCGCGCGCAAAGATCCGCATCGTGCGGTTGCAGCGCTTCTGATAGAACATCTGGATCAGATCGAGGAGTTCAAGACCGTGCAAGTGCGGGTGCTTGGGCACTTCGGGGAAGAGCAACTGGCGAATCATATCCGTCAGCCAGTCCACATCGATGGGGCGATCGCAGATGGCGGAGGCGCCGCGCTTCAACGCTTCGTCGCGCATGCCGGGGCGCATGCCGCTCTTGCCGGATCCGCCAATGAAAATCAGGAAATTGTCGCTGCCGATCTGGTCGCGGATCGGGTCGATCATGTCCAGGCCCATCACGTCCGGTAGACGCTGGTCCAACAACACGATGCGCGGGCGATTCATCGCCAGGCTCATTGCATCGAAGCCGGACGGCGCACGGTACACTTCCATCAATTCGGGGAAGGTCGAGTTCAGATGATGTTCGAGTTGGACCGCCTCGTTGGGATTCCCCAAGGCGAGCAGCACGACAATCCGATCATGTTCCGCTTCGTGGTCCATTCTGCCCCCGGGTCGGAGTGACTGATGCCGTCGGACACATCAAGACTGCTCCGGCTTC comes from the bacterium genome and includes:
- a CDS encoding RNA-binding protein, which encodes MASTTLFSNALRKVLPARSRNEAGGRAYALPPKHQLAQFAATGCFNQTYYAYGADQLDRVKALCREVEPEFIAKTAIYARERGYMKDMPALLCAILATEDGELLESIFARVIDNGKMLRNFVQILRSGETGRMSLGTRPKRLVREWLASRKDEEIFEASVGNSPSLADIVKMVHPRPATRSREALYGWMIGRDYDAASLPQIVKNFEAFKSGESAKVPAVPFQMLTALNLGREQWAEIAVNARWHMLRMNLNTFARHGVLEDPQVVKKLAGRLADPRRIKSARAFPYQLLAAWRATGTEVPKKLKDALESAMEAAIQNVPRVDGKVYVFPDVSGSMGAPVTGFRPGATSAVRCIDVAALVSASFVRKNPQTEVIPFGSNAMEWKPERGSTVMQNAEALARLWGGGTNCAAPLRKLNARKAKADLIVYVSDSESWMDIARGRGTATMEEWNRFKTRNPRARLVCLDLQPYASTQAYNREDVLNIGGFADNVFEIIGQFAARGMNAKQWVEVIEEITL
- a CDS encoding class I SAM-dependent methyltransferase, which encodes MEQAPNTRMYSDLAKYWPLISAPEDYAPEAAFWLAALRDHLGPGKHALLELGVGGGNNLSHFAAEFDVVAVDLSAEMLVHSRRINPSVEHHVGDMRTVRVDRTFDAVIIHDAINYITTEDDLLTTFRNAFDHLRSGGIFITSPDFTCETFHPPFVEHTTRRNAETELTYLEYTHDPDPADTAIETIFFFIIREQGQVHTVEDRHTTGLFPHAMWLSLLERAGFEASTREYPVHDDERQAWLFVGRKP
- the rtcR gene encoding RNA repair transcriptional activator RtcR, giving the protein MTAKRNVVIGLLGVTLDQGKNRKRWSHWRPTVSICQHEDFLVDRFELLFQEEFRDLANVVVRDIESVSPETEVRLTEVPLPNPWDFEGVYGALLDFAMQYKFNSEKERYFVHITTGSHVAQICLFLLTEARYMPGVLLQSSPKSEPRNIAGTLSTVDLDLSKYDAIASRFATVRREGLSFLKDGIETRSKTFNETIERIERVAIASRAPILMMGPTGAGKSRLARRIYELKKQRRRLDGPLIEVNCATIRGEGAMSALFGHTKGAFTGAAGSRDGMLLAANKGILFLDEIGELGSDEQAMLLGAIEEKRFYPLGSDRAVTSDFQLIAGTNRDLAAACRKGQFREDLFARINLWTFRLPGLAERREDIAPNLDYELERFAREQGSRVTINKEARTRFLRFAESPDALWPASFRDLGAAVMRMATLCDGGRINVRIVEEEIGRMRDQWRDAATPTSPGDPLLPRFLSGDEIDALDLFDRVQLEHVLLVCRQSRSLSDAGRTLFQASLSRRKSSNDADRLRKYLAKFGLEWKQIAR
- a CDS encoding rubrerythrin → MAGDDVLIEAPAKTAESDFKPGTTLDNLQAAFNGEMNAHAKYLAYSKKADEEGFGAVASLFRAAARAEQIHAENHADVIRSLGAEPTADVKLPEIKTTADNLKDAVAGESFERDVMYPAYLNIARRDRNREALRTFNYAQSAEAQHAQYYTEAGEKLMSYKDSTGVTWYVCPTCGETMREDEMNGLSKCPVCFTRTSTFIAVK
- a CDS encoding glycosyltransferase family 2 protein, whose product is MSDSTASPFLSVIIPAYNEEKRLPATLEQVQDYLAGQDYEWEVLVVDDGSKDRTIEVAEEVFRDPRCRVVRNPRNMGKGATIRNGMMQARGELRLFTDADNSTPIEETGKLVERMMAESADVAVGSRAIEGANVEVHQPFYREWMGRTFNLIVQLFALRGIKDTQCGFKIFTKDAAEYVFPRQQMDGFSFDVEVLFLAQRKGFKIVEVPVRWINSPASRVSPLSDSAKMFVDVMKLRFRKVED
- a CDS encoding DUF4388 domain-containing protein — encoded protein: MDHEAEHDRIVVLLALGNPNEAVQLEHHLNSTFPELMEVYRAPSGFDAMSLAMNRPRIVLLDQRLPDVMGLDMIDPIRDQIGSDNFLIFIGGSGKSGMRPGMRDEALKRGASAICDRPIDVDWLTDMIRQLLFPEVPKHPHLHGLELLDLIQMFYQKRCNRTMRIFARDGRVGSIYMRKGQISHIEAGAMHGFSAILDLMQWSEGRIVVYDALLSSEKTNDSPTESLLLEAARVMDEGPANQAQEQVAEVPESQMPPKGSPPPGKAKAHPVMEETPLPTGGALDAMDAFDSDGDIVGGALEAMEKMEEEDEAPPPPKKTPPELEPPMPRSTPPPIPSGDRIPRQTSKKKKSADPEKDGDDTLSIPALDLDLDFDT